From the Methanoculleus caldifontis genome, the window CAGGAGATGGGACTGGCAGCACCCCAGTGCCGTGTCGTGCTTGAAGACGATCAGTTTCCGGGCGGACAACTTGCCCCGTGAGGCCGAGTGGTCGTGCTCGAACATATTGACGAGGCCCTCCCAGAAGAGTTCCAGGTCGCCCTCGGAAAACCCTGTTGTCTTCTGAGCTAAGTTAGCAGAGACATAGCCCTCGGCGCGGTAAAGCGCATAAGGAACGATCTGCTTCTTACCCATCGTCTGGCCTTTCTCGCTGTCCCGCTCGTTCGCGACCGCCTGGCGGGTGATGGTGACCTCCTGCTGGAAGATCGGGTCGATGCTGCGGGCGAAGTTGAACTGCACCGGCCCCCTGACCTGTCCACAGTTCACTTCCGTGGTCATTACGGCCCCGAACGTCCGGATATCAAAGAAATTCTGGCACATGAATGCGGTCAACTGGCTATCCTTTGGCTTTTTGCTGGAAGGTTCGATGCCAAGATAGTCATACGCCTTCTTGTGCTGGTCGTTTAAGACCACGCCTGATGTGACGTAGATCCCGTAGCCCGGCGTGCCGGCCTTTACGAGATCGACGTAATCCCTGACCTTCCGCTTGAGACAGACGTCAGTGACGATCCCATGCCCGGTTTGCGGGTCGACCCGCGGCATGTTCCCCATGTCCGGGTCGCCGTTCGGGTTCCCGTTCTCAACATCAAACAGCAGTACAAACTCATACCGGTTTTTGATAGGTTCGCTCATGATCACTCAACCTCGCCTGCAACTTCCTCTTTCTTCTTGTAATTCGCCTTCCGCTGGTGGTAGTAACCGAGCATGAACATCCCCTGCTCCTCAAGGCTCAGGTATGCCGGGAACTCGTCAACCCCCGTCAACGTCTCTTCGATCGCCTGGGTCGTCCTGAACCCCCAGTCGGACTTCGCTATGTGGTGCTGCGCAAGTTTCAGCAGAACCGGGAAGACGACGGCAGGGGTCGTCGACGCGCTGCTGAAGTACTTGCTGTTAATCGTGCTCTTCATCTCTCTGTTCGTATCGGCCTGCGCCTTCTCAAGCACTGCAAACAGCCTTCCAAGGCGATACGGCACGCTCGGGTTCTCTTCGTTTAGACTCACGGTAATCATATCCTCCTGTAAATTTGTCAGGCCGGCTCTCGCGAGCCGTAGCAGGTAGGCTTTGATAAAGCCCGCCCGGATAGGGTTAATCGACCGGTCTACCTTTGTCCGGTTGAGGATTGCGCTGTACATCTGGACCGGGTATGGTCCGCCGTTCAGTATCGACCGCATAACGAGGCCGCCAAGGAGCGGGGACGCGGCCTTGTTATCTGAACTCGGAGCAACGGTCTCTCTCAGCAGGCGGTACATCGATACGTACCGCGGACCGCCGTCCCTGACGATCTCCATGTCCAGGTGGTGGCGTGCGGCCCTCACGATGAAGTTGCCAAAGGTGTCAACGTGCCAGAACCGCACCGCAAGTCTTGCGTTATTGGGGGAGAGACCGAGCATGTAGAAATTTGCCTCTGGGTCAGCCCCGATATCTTCGGTGTGGATCTTCTGGCCCTTCCTGACCTTATCGAGGATAGCCCCGATCAGTTCGATTCGCCGCAGGTCCTGTACCCTCGCCGGATCGGAGGGCGCGGCATCGCTATCCTCCTCCGTCTCCTCGCGGGGATCGAAGAAGAGGCTTGCAAGGTCCTCGCAGGCGGTTCCGTTCGTCTCCGCCCAGAAGACAACCGTCGTATCAGCGATGCGCATGCGGTAGTCCGGGCGGGCAAGGAGATAGTTCAGGACAGTGGTGTACTTGAACATCGCCGATTCGCTGATAGGTGCATTGAGACCCTGCTGTTTTCCCGTTTTGCCGTAAGAGCAGAAGGAGTCGTCGTTGAAACTGACGAGCGAAGCACCCGACATCTGGGCGCCGGCCACTCCCTTGAGGTTCTGATGAATCCGCGCTACTGTATCCATTTCTCCGGTCACGAGGCACTGGGCGGTGAACGTATCCCGGTCTCCACGGCCGTCTGAGGAATACCTTTCCCAGGTCTTCCGCACAGATGGTTTCCTGTGCAGAAGGACCCCTTCGCACTCAAAGACAAGATTTCCTCCGGCAAGAAGATCGTCCATGTACTCCACAAGCTTGGAGTGCTTGCTGAAGTTTTCAGGGCTCCAGGAGTCCAGAAATGTGAGTAATGCCCGGATCCCGGGATCGTCAAGGGCATCGAATATCGCATGCTGGCGTTCTCTGAATGCCTCAAAACAGTCCCGTGACCGTTGATGAACTAAAACGACCTCTTTCTCATTCCCGGCGAGGATCGTGTAATCTGGAGATGTATCCTTGCCGGAAGGGTTTGGGAACTTCTCCTCAAACTTGTCTCTCTTGAGTTTCTCGACGCCAAAGACGTACTTCGCGTTGTCGCACAGAACGTAGGGCGCTATACCCGACGAGCGAACCTCCTGCAGGGGCACATCCATACTCTTAGGCCGGGGTTTCTTGTCGTCGCTCCTGAGATCGGCGATGTAAGACAGTTCACCGTCGGGGCTGAGGACCAGCGCAAACGAGACCTTTCCGCTGCTGTATCCCGGCCGGGAGATCGTTACGTCCTCGTCCTCCACCAGTATGTCGTAGTAGCGGCAGAGGGACTGGATGATCATGAGACGCCCCCGAAGGCGAGGCACCTCTGAACGTCGATGATACCGTCTACCATAACCGCCCGGTAAAAGATGGCCTTCATCTCATCAGCGAAATCGATATCATAGAGCATGAACCCGAGATCCTTCTCCCCCGTGTAGCAGGAGGCCGGCATCTCCTCCTCGACGAGCTCGAACCTGACCGGGAACTCGCGGCAGCCGAAGTAGGGGTGGGAGAAACACTGCCCTTTCCGTATCCTGCGAAGCACGATGTTGTAGTGCTTCTCGACGGTATCCTCGGGACCGGCCTGATCGGTCAACTCGAAGTGCGCCTCGATGCCGTAACAGACATCGCGGAGCACCAGGGATGCCCGTTGAACGGCGTCCTGGCTCGAATCCTGGAAAAGAGCAACGTCCCCTCCGCGGAGTGCGCTCTTTACTTTCCCCGCGGGGATCTTACCCGCCCTCTCGTTCCGGCGGATATTGTCGAACTTTACCGGGTTTAATACATGAATTCTGTCGATCTTCCAGCGGATGGCGGGCTTCCAGTGAATCGCTTCGAGGATGCCCCGTGCAGCCGACGGGGTCATCACATCGTAACTCACCCGCTCCGTCTTCATCTCCGGTCGGGTGAAACAGGCGTAATCGCCCCAGACTTTCAGTCGTATTCCATACCCTATCGCCGTCACCTCCCTAAACAATCAGTAGTGATCCCTCCCCACCATTACCCTTTCTATTTATCAGCCCGGTTTCCTCGGAGTATTTGCTTATATCGTTCAGCACGTAGAACCTATCGCCGAAAAGGTCGATTTCACCCGCGCGTTCCAGTTCCCTGAATTCGTTGGGATAGATGGCGATCGTATATCCCTGCAGGCGCCGTGCGTACTTCCACGGTGATTCGCTGGTCCGGAGTTCGTCGACGAGTCTTCTCCCCTCTTTGCCGTAGGGAATGACGAGGTCCTTCGTACCCTGCTCAATGATGCTGAACTTCCAGCCGACATCCTCAAATGGGAATGCAAGGTCCCCGGCTCCTCTCTCGAATGACGGCAGTATCTCTTCCTGGTCAAGCCCCCCGTCACCCTTGTACGAGTAGAGTTTCTGGAAGTAACTCTCGACGGCCGGAAGGGAGAGTGGGTCGTCATAGGTATCCATGACCATCCTGCCGACCTCCGCTGTCAACCGCTGCCAGCTGGTGGCCTGGCCGTATCTCTCGGTCGATCGGAAGACGTAGACCTCCCCCCGTTCTGCCTTCCCCTCACGGTTGCACCGCCCGGCGGCCTGGGCGACGGAGTCGATACCGGCCGTCGCCCGGTAGACGATGGGAAAATCGATATCCACCCCGGCCTCGATCAGCTGCGTCGAAACGACACGGCAGTCAGCACCTTCCTTGAGCAGATCTTTAATCTCCTTAAGCTGTTTTCTCCTGTGAGCGGGGCACATCCGGGCGCTCAGGTGGTAGCACCTGCCATGTTCTGAGAGTGCATCGTGCAGGTGCTGCGCGTGGGCTCTCGTATTGACGATACACAGCACCTGGCGATGCCCCTGCAGCCTGGCAGTGAGTTCTTCATCGCTCAACGGTCCAAGATCGTTCACGTTCACCCGCTGGAACATTTTGTAGAGGTCTCGTGGCGAACGCATGATCTCGATGGGCCTGAGGCATTCATCCAGAAGTTCGCCGAGTTTCGGCTGGGTTGCCGTGCAGATGACAACCGTAGAACCGTAGTTTCGAACGAGTTCCGAGAGTGCCTGAAGACAGGGCCTCAGGTAGTCCGTCGGTAGCATCTGGGCCTCGTCGAGTATGATCACGCTTCGAGCGAGGTTATGGATCTTCCGGCATCTCGACCGCTTATTCGAGAAGAGCGATTCAAAAAACTGGACGTTCGTCGTCACGGTGATCGGCATGTCCCAGTTCTCGGCTGAGAGTTTAAGGAACTGTTCCAGAGATTCGATGTCGTCGTCGGATAGGGTATTGGGGTCGAAGTTGCTGTGGTGCTCCAGCACGTTCCGGCTCCCGAAGATCTTCCTGAATATCGCGGCATTCTGCTCGATAATGCTCGTGTAGGGGATGACGTAGAAGATTCTCTCCAAGCCGTGACGCTGTACGTGCTCAAGTGCAAACGCCATCGACGAGAGCGTCTTCCCCCCGCCGGTTGGGACGGTCAGGGTAAACATCTGCTGGGGGAGGGCAGCCATCTCTCTGCACTGCTCGTAGATCTCTCTCCTCTGCCTGTTGATCGGGGTCTCCTCGACACCGGAGAGGAGGGTGGCCATATGTTCGTCGAATTTCCTGGACAGGGTTTCAAACGATTCATACCTCCCCCGAACAGAGGCTGTAGCAGGATCCGAAAATGCTTCCGTATCAAGAGAGTCCGCATCGACGAGGCATGAATAGAGCATCCGCGTGAAGAAGGCTATCGTAAACCCTGCTCTCTTCTGCACCGGCCGTACAGCCGGGCGGAATCCAGCAAGGTCTGGGGCCCGGATCTCATCCCGATAGGCCGAGTAGTCCGGCAGAAACTTGTTCCCCAGGCGTTCCTCAAGCCCGCTCTCGCTGCTGCCGTAGTTCAACAGGCCGCCGTGATGCCCGGTGATGATGTACTCGAGAATACGGCTGAACTGCTTTGGATACAGCACCCCTACTTCTCGTGCACCGGCGGTCGAGTGGTCGACCCGGATACGAGCTCCTTCCAGGCGCCGTTGAAAGTCGGCCGAGTACTTTCCGATATCGTGCAGCAGACCTCCGGCATAGGCGATATCGCCGGCATGGAATGTGTTGGCAAAATCCGATGCGATATCGGCAACATTCTGGAGGTGGACGCTGAGCAGTTGCCAGTCCTGTTTATCGGGGGCATCTGTGGAGTGAGCATAGTAAATAGGGTCGGTCATCGATCTAACAATTCAATATAGGGGTGATAAATTTAGTCATTCATGTCCGCTCCCCTGGCCGCCCCTATGCCAAAAAAAGATTGGATCGTCTGCATCACGAGCAGATGCCGGCCCCCTCCCCCCCGGCGGCACCCCGCTTCCCACAGATCTGCACCACCTTCTCCGGCTCGTACCGCAGGACGACCTCGCTCGTCCTCCCGCCGGCCTGCCCCCGGATCAGGTCGACCAGCCGCAGGGCGTCGAGTTTCTGCAGCCGCTTGAAGAAGGCCGTATAGCTGACCTTCGGTTTCCCCTCCTCATCGGTGTAGATCGTGCCGGAGACCAGCGGCCCGGCCTCCTCCTGAGACAACTCCGCGATCCGCCGGAGCAGCAACCGCTCGTCTGCAGAGAACGCCCGGATGGTGCAGACATCCTCCTCGACAACCTCGGTGCGGACGGCACACTCTGCGTTCAGCACCGCCCGCTTCACCAGGTCAAGCCCCACCCGGACGTCGCCAGATTCCATCGTCTGCTACAACCCCGCGACCGGCAACCCCGGGGGAAAAGCGTTATCCTGACGGGGGGCAACAGGAGTATGATACGGTATGCTTACGGCCGATGGCATCCTCGGTGCGCTGACAGAACACCGCGAACGGATCAGGAGCCTGGGCGTCCGGCGGATCGGGGTCTTCGGGTCGTTTGCCCGGGGCGAAGAGCGCGAAGAGAGCGATATCGATATCCTCATCGAGTTCGAGGAAGGAGGCCGCTCCTTTGACACGTACATGGACCTCAAATTTTTCCTCGAAGATCTCTTGGGGAGGAGAGTCGACCTCGTCGACCGCGATGCCATAAAGCCGGCTCTCGCGCCGCACATCCTCCGGAGTGTTCGATATGTCCCGGGAGTATAACCTCTATCGTATGGGACGGTTGCACTTTCAGTGCAACTGCCTCAGATCTCCGATCTGGGGCACTGTTCGGAACAAGATCCCGGAACTACAGGTTGCAGTCAGGCAGATGCTCGATGACGAGGCCGCCTGATCACCCCTCTGCCGTGGTTCGGGGCCCGAGAACGCTTACTCTGTCGTTTCAGCTCGCCTATTCGTGCCGGGGAACCTTCCTGCACTTCAAAAGACTGATACGGGGTGAGCGTCATACTACCCAGCAGAGATACGGTCGGGTGAGATGGCAGGACGTACATTGACCGGGACAGCGCGGGAGACCATCGTCGCGATACTCACCAGAAACGATGCCGAGTGGATCGCGATCTTCGGCTCGTATTCGCGGGGATCTGCCGGCCCGGAGAGCGATATCGATATCCTGGTCCGGTTCGCCCGCAAAAAAAGCCTCTTTTCGCTTGTCCGGATCGAGGACGAACTCACCCGGGCTCTTGGCATGAAGGTGGACCTCGTCACCGAGAACGCCGTCAGCCCCTACCTTGCCGATGCAATATACCGTGACGCTGTGGTGATCTATGACGCCGGAGGACCTCGCATACCTTCATCACATCCTTGATGCCGTAACGAGCATCGAGGAGTTCTCCGAAGGTATCGGATCGGCGGAGGATCTCCGAAACCGCCGGCTGGAGCGTGCCGGGATCAAGCGCATGCTGACCATTCTCGGCGAGGCGGCAAAGATGGTATCGCCGGAGTTACGCGCTGAGCACCCGGAGATTCCCTGGAGGGAGGCAGCCGGGATGCGGGATAAGATCGTCCACCACTACTTCGGCGTGGATTACGAAGCAGTCTTCCTGACCCTTCGCGATGATCTCCCGCTCCTCGAGCAGGGGATCAGGGCTGTTCTTGGCGAGGCCGGACGCTAGATCCATGCGAGCACTACACCGCGAAGGTGAACTTCGTCAACGAGGATACCGGCAAGCGGGTCGGGAACGTCTCCCTGCAGTCCCCCTCGATCGCCGCCTTCGAGGCGAACGCCGCCGCGGTGATGAATAACGCGGCCCTCGCGACCGCGATGGGCGGGGAGGCCGGGCGGAACTTCGCCCACGAGACCTACTATGCCCAGCTCAGGTGCCACGACCCGTCGGGCGTGTCGCACCTGCCGGTGCTCCTGCTCCTGTTCGAAGCCTGATGGCTTCTCAAGCTCCGGGCATTGTCCGTCGCTCCCTGAGGGCCAGTCGCGACTCCTACGTCACCTTCACCCGGAAGACCGTCCGGATCTCGTCCTACCAGGACGACGCCATCCGGAACGCCGTCGAGACCTGGGCGGACGCGATCCCCGCACCGGGGTGAGGGGGACTCTTCCCCCGCTTTTTTGACCGAACCTTTGTACCGGCGTACAGGAGATATCTATACTAAAGAGAACGGCGCATATCCCGATCAGGAATGGATACCGTCACACGCGAGGCCGGCGGGGAGTGCGCGAGGATCATCGGCATTCTCCGGGGGAAGAAGGCATACCTGGAGGAGACCTATCATGTCGGATCCATCGGCATCTTCGGCTCGTGCCGGCGCGGCGAGGAGCGCGAGGAAAGCGACGTGGACATCCTGGTCGAGTTCTCCGAGGTGCCGGGGATCTTCGGGTTTCTCAGGCTTGAGCGATACCTCTCCGAGATCCTCGGCAAACCTGTGGACCTGGTCGAAAAGAGCGCGCTCAAACCCCGCATCGGCCGCCGCATCCTGAATGAGGTCATCTACGCATGACGGCCCCGCGCGGCACGCTCGATTATCTGGACGATATCCTTGATGCCGTCGAGAAGATCGAGATCTTCACCCGGGGCATGTCGTATGAGGAGTTCTCCGGGGACGACAAGACCGTCTACGCGGTCACGCGAGCGCTGGAAGTGATCGGCGAGGCGGCGAAGTGCATCCCTCGATCGGTCAGGGAGAATTACCCCGGGTACCCCTGGACTGAAATGGCCGGTATGCGCGACAAACTGATCCATGCCTACTTCGGGATCAACAGGACAATCATCTGGAGGACGATCCGGGATGATATCCCTCCGCTCAGGTCTGCGATGCAGGCTCTCCGTGATGACCTGGCTGCGAGCGGCGACCGCCGGTAGCACGGACGGCGACGAGGGGGTCCCGGTCCGCAACCGATTCGGGATGGTTGAGTGCGGTGCTTCCGGTGCACACCCTGTCCTGGCCCAGCGAGACCGGTAAGTGGGCTCACCGGTTATCCGTGCATTTTCAACCCGCGCACGGCCCGCGTTTAACAACACCCTCTTCTCCAGACTGACGTATGACACATTCCCCTCTCCTCCGCAGCGACCAGACCCTTTTCAGAGATCCCGACGTCTTCGAGCCCGCGGTTCGTCTCTCCGACCGCCCCCACCCCCCTAATGTCCGGAACTCCTCTGGTCCTCCCGGGCCGGGAGTTCGTGCTCCACGTTTGTTTAATATATTGAACGATCATTCAATATACTGCATGCTCCGGGAGTTCGAGACGTTTGTCGGGTTCCGGGTCCTCGCCTGGTTTCTCACTCACCCCACGGGCGAGATCCACATCAATAAACTCGCCCGGGAGATTGGGGTCAGTCCGGGAAGCGTCAAAGCGTATGCCGATGCCTTCGAGCGCGACGGGTTGATCACCATTACGCGACTCGGCACCGCACGGCTCCTCTCCCTCGACAACGACTCCTTTGCTGTCCGGGAGTTAAAGCGGGCCTGCATGGCCCTCCTCCTTGTCCGGGCCGGCATCGAGGACCTCGCGCCGGAGAGCATCGCGGTCGCGGTCTACGGGAGCACTGCGGCGGGGACCTTCGATGAGCAGAGCGACATCGACATCCTGATCATCGGTGACGAGAGTCGGGTCGATCACGGCCGGGTGCCGGCACTTGAGGCGGAGACCGATCGAGAGGTGCAGTTGACGGTTGTCCCCTACTACCGGTGGGAGCAGATGAAAGAGGAAGGCGACCCGTTTGTCGCGAGCGTCCTGCGAAACCACATGCTTGTCAGGGGGGCTCGCCTATGAGGTGGCGGGAGTGCGTCGACCGCGGCCTCATCCGCCCCGACCCCGGAGCGTTGGAGCGTGTCCCCGGCTCTCTCGCATCCGCGGCGAGGTTCCTTCGCGCGGCGGAGAAGAACGTGGCGATCGAAGAGTGCGAGATGGCTCACCTTGCTGCGTACAACAGTGCGTTTCATAGTGTCCGGACGTTTCTCTACGCTGCAGGCTACGTCGAGCGGAGCCATGCCTGTCTCGTCACCGCGGTACGGCATATCTCTGGTGACGAGCCTGAGCTCGCTGATCTCCTGAACGCCTTTGATAAACTCCGGGTTGCCAGGCACAACGTCCAGTACAGCGGATCGCTTGTCTGTGAGGAGGAAGCAGCGTTCTGCATCCGGCTGGCTCATCGGGCCCTCGTTCTGGCCCGGCAGCGGTTCGGGTAGAGGGCGGTTCGCCTCAACTTCATTGTCTACCGATTTTGAGGGCTCTCATAAGGAAGACGCAGTGAGTGAGACCCGCTGAGAGCAAACCGGGGGTGAATTGTGCAGACGGTGTCTGCGCAATTGGTTGCCCGGCGGGAGCGGCCGCATCGGATTGACACAAGTTACACCAGCCGGGGGACACCCCACTCCGGCCTCCTGGAGAGGTGCCCGGCGATCGGCCACTACGATGCCACCGTGACGGAGGGCGCTCCTCATCGTGCAGGAGAACGGTACCGCACGGACCGGCGTTTACACTGCGAATCGAACAACAGATGACCGTGCGGAGAACCAGAAATGCGGGTTAAACGTCATTGTTCAGGCAATGACGCACTGCGATGGGCCTGGCCGGATTCGAACCGGCGATCTTCGCCGTGTAAGGGCGACGTCATGACCAGCTAGACCACAAGCCCTGCGGGTGCCTTACAGTATTTTGCACCGTGACGGATAAACGTGTTGCCTCGCCGGGGATTCCCGTCCCGTCGAGCGCGGCATCTCCCGGCCCTCATGGCTCGCGCTTGTAAACCTCTCCTCAAAAACCCCCACCGTCCGCGCTTCGCGCTCCTCCGGGAGCGTCGTTCGAGCACCGCTAGGTGCGCAGGAGGATGCTCCTCCGGGAGCGTCGTTCGAGCACCGCTAGGTGCGCAGTCCCATGGAATGCCGTATAATGCGACCCCCAGCGTTCCAATAAGAAACCGCTCGCCGGATGCCCCGATAGAGATGCCTCTCCTGGAAAGTTGAGGGTATGTATCAGGCCTGAAAAAAAAGGGTTCAGATGAACCCGAAGGACTTGAGCGTCACTTCGGGGTTGACGGCTCCCACGTGGTAGACCTTACCCTCGGAGAGCTCGTTGATGACGACCTCGGCAGGGGAGAAGAGCGAGGTGTCGATCTGGTAGAAGTCGAAGTTGGCTTCCTTGAAGATATCGTAGAACGGTTTTCCGTACCCCTTGGACGTGTTGCTCGGGATCTTGTCCAGGTAGTCCTTGATCTCGGGGGCGTTCATCGTCAACATGATGCTGCCGTGGTAGATCGTGGCGTCGTTGGTGCTGCCCATCGCCTTCGTCCCGTCCTTCTTGACGGGGGCGATCGGGGCGTGGCCGATACCGGCGGTGATCTTCTTCGTGTCAAAGCCGAGCTCGTTCAGCTTGTAGACCGCGGTCTCGACGCAGCGGCCGGCGACCTGGATCGAGCCGACGAGGGAGGCCGTGGGGGCGACGACCGCGCAGGTGTTCGCGACGTCCACGTTGCAGGCCTCGGCGATCTTCTCCATCACGGCGGCGTTCGGGAGGTGGTCGCTCTCAAGGCAGATGACGGCGTAGTCGAACTCGTCCTCGTACTCGATCACCTCGTAGGTGTGCTTGGGCTTCAGGGAGAGCGCCCGTGCCGGGCCGCTGCCCATCGCGAAGTACTTGTTGACGTTGATCGTCCAGCCCGCTTTCTGGGCGCCGAGGCACGCGATGGACGGGAAGTCGGTGCTGACCTCGATGAACGGGACTGGGAACTCGCCGATCCGGCCCATCGTGATATCGACCTCGCCGAGCCCGCCCATGCAGATCTCGGTGAACCGTCTTCCTGCCAGGTACCCGCCCGTGGTGCTGACGCCGCAGTCTACGATGCGTGCGCCGTTGTCGAGCTCGTGCGGGACAGCATGAAACTCCTCTGCGTATTCGAAGAGCTCCTCAAATATATCCAGTGCCAGTTCGTTCACGCTGAGCATGTGGAAAACCTCATCAGAATACAAGCGGTGCCAGAACAGATAAGGATTATGAAAGAGATGTCTGCTCCTCGCGTAGGTACTCGAGGACACGCCCCGGATCGTAACGCAGGCTGATCAGCCTGGTCCGTCCTCTCCCCTGGCGGTAATGCAGGTTCAAGAGCCGCATCGCGTCGAATTTCCCGATAATCTCGTAGAATTTGGTGTAACTGACGTTCACCTCCTCCTTGACGAACCGGTAGACATCGCCGGCGTTCATCTCCTGGTCGTCGCGTCCCGACATCTCCGCGATCCTGGCAAGAACCCCCCTCTCCTCGCCCCTGAGCGTCCGGAGCGAGAACGCAAGGTGCAGGTACCGGGAGATCTCGTAAGCGCTGCAGATATCCTCCCGCTCGATCGAGCGGCGTGCCGCCTTTTCGGCGTTCAGCGTCGCCCGCCTGAGGAGATCGATGCCTACCCGGAGGTCGCCGTTCTTCATCGTCTGCTCCACCACGAGGTCGAGCATCTCGGACCGGACGACGTTCGGGTAGAGGCCCTGCATCACCCGCTCCTCGAGGATGTCGTGGACCTCCTCCTTTGAGTAGGGCGGGAAGTAGATCTCCGTGGGGCGGAAGACCGACGCCACCCGTGCGTCCACCTCGCTCTGCAGGTGAACGGACATATCGCTCACGATCGCGATCACGCCTATCCGGACGCCGGGATAGGCCTCGTGCGACCGGAGGAGCGGGTAGAGGACGTGGTTGATCTCGTTCTCGTAGAGGAGGTAGTTGGCATCGTCGAGGGCCACCAGAAGCACCTGCTCCTCACGCAGGAGGACCCGGGCTATGGCGTCGAAGACCTGCTTGAACGACGTGCCCGAGGCCGGGGGCAGGTGCCCGGTGACCCGGCGGTAGATCTGGGAGAAGATGGCGAACTTGGTGTTGTCGATCTGGCAGTTGATGTAGACGGGGACCAGTTTCTTCGTGGTCTCCTCGATATCGGAGAAGATCTTCTTGACGCTCGTTGTCTTTCCCGTCCCCGGGAGGCCCCGGCAGATGGTGTTCAGGGGCCGGACACCTCGCAGGCCCGGTTTGACCTGGAACGCAATCTCCTGGATCTGGGCGTCACGATGGTTGAACTGCTCGGGGACGTAATCGATCTCGAAGACTTCAGGGTCCCGAAAGAGCGTCTCGTCCCACATGAGCAGGTTCTTCTTCATTATACACTCCTCGGATACTGTAGTATAAATAACCTCCAGGTTTTATTTTCCCTATCGAGCAGATTTGGCGCAGCTTACGGTTGTTCCATGCACTTCTTGCAGAGCGTTTTGCTCATGAAGAGCTGAGAGAGCTTCGCCTGCGATTTCGTCACTGCTGCACCGCAGATCTCGCAGACCTCTCCCGCGGAGGCTGCGGGCGGCTGTGCTGCAGCCGGTTCCTGGTGCGGCGGCGCTTCTTCCGCTGCCGGCTCCTCCGGTTTTGCGGCCGGCTCGGGGGTCGGAGGCTGCTCCGGTGCCGGGGGGATTGCTGCCGCGATCAGCTCGACAGAAGGGCAGGCCCTCTTCTCCTCCGGGTGTGCCGGT encodes:
- a CDS encoding Cdc6/Cdc18 family protein encodes the protein MESGDVRVGLDLVKRAVLNAECAVRTEVVEEDVCTIRAFSADERLLLRRIAELSQEEAGPLVSGTIYTDEEGKPKVSYTAFFKRLQKLDALRLVDLIRGQAGGRTSEVVLRYEPEKVVQICGKRGAAGGEGAGICS
- the cas8c gene encoding type I-C CRISPR-associated protein Cas8c/Csd1 codes for the protein MIIQSLCRYYDILVEDEDVTISRPGYSSGKVSFALVLSPDGELSYIADLRSDDKKPRPKSMDVPLQEVRSSGIAPYVLCDNAKYVFGVEKLKRDKFEEKFPNPSGKDTSPDYTILAGNEKEVVLVHQRSRDCFEAFRERQHAIFDALDDPGIRALLTFLDSWSPENFSKHSKLVEYMDDLLAGGNLVFECEGVLLHRKPSVRKTWERYSSDGRGDRDTFTAQCLVTGEMDTVARIHQNLKGVAGAQMSGASLVSFNDDSFCSYGKTGKQQGLNAPISESAMFKYTTVLNYLLARPDYRMRIADTTVVFWAETNGTACEDLASLFFDPREETEEDSDAAPSDPARVQDLRRIELIGAILDKVRKGQKIHTEDIGADPEANFYMLGLSPNNARLAVRFWHVDTFGNFIVRAARHHLDMEIVRDGGPRYVSMYRLLRETVAPSSDNKAASPLLGGLVMRSILNGGPYPVQMYSAILNRTKVDRSINPIRAGFIKAYLLRLARAGLTNLQEDMITVSLNEENPSVPYRLGRLFAVLEKAQADTNREMKSTINSKYFSSASTTPAVVFPVLLKLAQHHIAKSDWGFRTTQAIEETLTGVDEFPAYLSLEEQGMFMLGYYHQRKANYKKKEEVAGEVE
- the cas5c gene encoding type I-C CRISPR-associated protein Cas5c, giving the protein MFREVTAIGYGIRLKVWGDYACFTRPEMKTERVSYDVMTPSAARGILEAIHWKPAIRWKIDRIHVLNPVKFDNIRRNERAGKIPAGKVKSALRGGDVALFQDSSQDAVQRASLVLRDVCYGIEAHFELTDQAGPEDTVEKHYNIVLRRIRKGQCFSHPYFGCREFPVRFELVEEEMPASCYTGEKDLGFMLYDIDFADEMKAIFYRAVMVDGIIDVQRCLAFGGVS
- a CDS encoding HepT-like ribonuclease domain-containing protein is translated as MTPEDLAYLHHILDAVTSIEEFSEGIGSAEDLRNRRLERAGIKRMLTILGEAAKMVSPELRAEHPEIPWREAAGMRDKIVHHYFGVDYEAVFLTLRDDLPLLEQGIRAVLGEAGR
- the mntA gene encoding type VII toxin-antitoxin system MntA family adenylyltransferase antitoxin → MAGRTLTGTARETIVAILTRNDAEWIAIFGSYSRGSAGPESDIDILVRFARKKSLFSLVRIEDELTRALGMKVDLVTENAVSPYLADAIYRDAVVIYDAGGPRIPSSHP
- the cas7c gene encoding type I-C CRISPR-associated protein Cas7/Csd2, with translation MSEPIKNRYEFVLLFDVENGNPNGDPDMGNMPRVDPQTGHGIVTDVCLKRKVRDYVDLVKAGTPGYGIYVTSGVVLNDQHKKAYDYLGIEPSSKKPKDSQLTAFMCQNFFDIRTFGAVMTTEVNCGQVRGPVQFNFARSIDPIFQQEVTITRQAVANERDSEKGQTMGKKQIVPYALYRAEGYVSANLAQKTTGFSEGDLELFWEGLVNMFEHDHSASRGKLSARKLIVFKHDTALGCCQSHLLFDKVRVERVSGDMPPRSFGDYRVAVDKDVPAGVEVIEKL
- the cas3 gene encoding CRISPR-associated helicase Cas3'; its protein translation is MTDPIYYAHSTDAPDKQDWQLLSVHLQNVADIASDFANTFHAGDIAYAGGLLHDIGKYSADFQRRLEGARIRVDHSTAGAREVGVLYPKQFSRILEYIITGHHGGLLNYGSSESGLEERLGNKFLPDYSAYRDEIRAPDLAGFRPAVRPVQKRAGFTIAFFTRMLYSCLVDADSLDTEAFSDPATASVRGRYESFETLSRKFDEHMATLLSGVEETPINRQRREIYEQCREMAALPQQMFTLTVPTGGGKTLSSMAFALEHVQRHGLERIFYVIPYTSIIEQNAAIFRKIFGSRNVLEHHSNFDPNTLSDDDIESLEQFLKLSAENWDMPITVTTNVQFFESLFSNKRSRCRKIHNLARSVIILDEAQMLPTDYLRPCLQALSELVRNYGSTVVICTATQPKLGELLDECLRPIEIMRSPRDLYKMFQRVNVNDLGPLSDEELTARLQGHRQVLCIVNTRAHAQHLHDALSEHGRCYHLSARMCPAHRRKQLKEIKDLLKEGADCRVVSTQLIEAGVDIDFPIVYRATAGIDSVAQAAGRCNREGKAERGEVYVFRSTERYGQATSWQRLTAEVGRMVMDTYDDPLSLPAVESYFQKLYSYKGDGGLDQEEILPSFERGAGDLAFPFEDVGWKFSIIEQGTKDLVIPYGKEGRRLVDELRTSESPWKYARRLQGYTIAIYPNEFRELERAGEIDLFGDRFYVLNDISKYSEETGLINRKGNGGEGSLLIV
- a CDS encoding nucleotidyltransferase family protein, with product MLTADGILGALTEHRERIRSLGVRRIGVFGSFARGEEREESDIDILIEFEEGGRSFDTYMDLKFFLEDLLGRRVDLVDRDAIKPALAPHILRSVRYVPGV